A region of the Fusobacteria bacterium ZRK30 genome:
TATTATATTTATACGAGAATCCTCTTTCAGGATCGTCTAGCTGTTTTGAAGAAACTCCTATATCCATCATTATTCCGTCTACTTTGTCGTACCCTGCCATATATACTACACTATCCATCTCCTGGAAGTTAGATTTAAATATTTTTACTTTATCACCATACTTTTCCAGTCTTTTCCCTGCAAAATCAATGGCATTTTGATCCTGATCTATAGAGATCAATACACCTTTTTCTGAAAGTCTCTTCACTATTCCTTCTGAATGACCTCCTCCACCTAGTGTTCCATCTACATATATCCCATCTGTATTGGTAACTAAGTTATCTAAAGTCTCTTCATACAACACCGGTATATGATATTCACACTCTATCTCTTTATGCATTATTCCTCCTACTTAACTGTTAATTTACTTTTTTACTTAACTTAATATCTCAATTTTAAAGATAAAGAGTCTGCCCGCCTTTGGCGGGCAGACTCCATTAATTTTTTTACTTCATATAGGTAATTCGTGAACTACCCCTAATCTAAGAGATCATACTCAATATTCTAAAGATCAAATACTTTGCAAGACCCAGCACATAGTATGCCAAGATTGGTGAGAGATCTAATCTGGCACCACCTAAAGGAATCATTATTCTAAATGGTCTCAAGATTGGTTCTGTAACCACATGAATCAATTCAATAAATTCATTCCTGCTACGAGGAGCAATCCACGATAATATGATCCTCAATAAAATTAAAATTTTCAATATCTCTACTGCATAATTTACTACTCTATATATCAAAAACATCTATTCCTCCACTTATTCCATATTCATAAAATAATGTTTTGCTTTTACTGAATAATCCCATCCTGACCATATAGTCAAAATTACAGAGGGTAACATTATCCAAATATTTAAATGTATTCCTAACAGTTCAATCTTAGTTGCTCCTAAGATCATTATCAGTATTATACCAACCATCTGAGTAGTTGTTTTATACTTACCTAAGTTCCCGGCCGGAATAACCTCTCCATTGGCTGCTGCCAGTGATCTGATCCCACTGATCAGAAATTCCCGTGCCAAAACAACTATAGATATCCATGAAGGCAGATAACCAACTTCTACAAAAACCACCAATGCCGATATAACTAATATTTTATCTGCTAATGGATCCATCAATTTACCAAAATCTGTGATCATATTATTCTTTCTGGCTATATATCCATCTAAAAAATCTGTAATAGACGCTACCATAAATAACCCCAAAGCTATCATTCTATATATAAACCCACCATCTCCATCAGATATTCCTAAAAAATAAATAAATGGAACCGCTAAAATAATTCTTGCCATGGTTAGTTTATTAGGCATATTCATACTCATCTTCACTCCTCCTAAAGATTAGTTAATTTCATTTCTTACTATAGGTCCTAACAGGTCATAGTTAAAGTTTTGTTCTACTTTTACTTTCACTATTTCCCCTGGTTTAGCAGTTCCGTCATTAGTTAAAACTTTACCATCTATTTCCAAAGCCTGCCCTCTTGTTCTTCCTTCTAGCATGTATTCCGATTCTTCTGATACACCATCTATCATCACTTCTATCTCTTTACCTAGGAAAGATCTATTTTTTGCTTCTGCAATCTCAGCTTGAAGATTAGTAAGTTCTACCCATCTTCTATGTTTCACATCTTCATCTACTTGGTTTTCCATATCAAAGGCTACCGTATCTTCCTCCCTTGAATATTTAAACACACCAATATAATCAAATTTAAACTCTTCTACAAATTCTTTTAATTCTTGGAAATCATCCTCTGTTTCCCCAGGGAATCCAACGATTAGAGATGTTCTAAATGTTGCATCAGGAATCTCTCTTCTAATCTTACGTAATAATTCTTTAGAAGCATCTCCTGATATTGCTCTTTTCATTCCCTGTAACATAGAGTCAGCCACATGCTGAATAGGAATATCAAAGTAATTACACACCTTTTCCTCTGTTTTCATAACCTCTATAAGTTCATCTGTTACTGAATTAGGGAACATATAATAAGTTCTAATCCATTTTAACCCCTCTATCTTAGCTAATTCTCTCATTAGATCAGGTAAAGCTTTTTTCTTATATAGATCTAATCCATATTCTGTTGTTTCCTGGGCTAATAAATTTATCTCTCTTACACCATTAGCCACTAAGTTCTTAGCTTCCACTATGATATCTTCAATAGTCCTGCTACGAAGATTCCCACGTAAACTAGGGATGATGCAGTAAGTACATCTTCTATTACATCCTTCTGCTATTTTTAGGTATGCAGTATGGGGGAAAGTTGTGATTATTCTTTCAGTTTCAGCATTGGCTAAGAAATCTAAAGATTCACTTCTAACAACCCTCTTATCTGCTAAAATTTCATCTATTACTTCCTCTATTTTATCTACGTCACCAGTTCCTATGATAGCATCTACTTCCGGCATCTCTGCTAACAGTTCATCTGCATATCTTTCTGCCAGACATCCAGCTACAATTATCTTCTTTAATTTTCCGCTTCTTTTGTGCTCTGCTACACCTAATATAGTCGTGATAGACTCCTCTTTGGCGTCACCAATAAATCCACAAGTATTTATGATACATAGATCTGCATCCTCTACCTCTGTAGTTAATTCAAATCCTCTTTTATTTACTAATATTCCTAAATAATGTTCTGTGTCTACTAGGTTTTTACTACAACCTAAAGTTATAACTGCTAATTTCATCTTCTACTCCTACCTTACTTTTTTTGTTTAAAAATAATTTTCATATCTTATTTTTCTAACTTTTCCATCTTTGAATTATATCATATTTAACTAGGAATTACTAGAATTTCGATCTTAAGATTCTATAGATTTAACATGTATTTTATAAGGTTTTTCATTCTTATTCTACCATATAAAAAGATGAAAGACATCTGCCTTTCACCTTTTTATATGATTATTTTTATACTTCTTCTACTAAGAATAGGTCGGCTCCCTTAGTTACAGGTGCTCCATCAGTTAGAACTGCTTTTACTATTCTACATTTTTTTTCTGCTTTTACTTCATTCATAAGTTTCATCGCTTCTACGATACATAGGATATCTCCAACTTCTACAATTTGTCCTTCTTTTACAAATGTATCTGCATCTGGAGATGGGGCACCATAAAATGTTCCTACCATAGGCGATTTTATAGAATCATGATTCTTTGTTTCTACCTCTTTCACCTTAGCTTTCGCTGCTTTTTTAGGAGCTGCTGCTACTACTCTCGGAGCTGCTACTTGTGTTATAGTCTCTTTTTCAATCTCTCTTTTAAGAGAGATTTTAGTACCTTCACTCTCTAAAGTTATTTCCTCTAATCCGTATTTTTCTATATTTTCAGATAATTCCTTTATAGCTTTAACATCTATTTTCATATTTCCTCCTGCTATTCTGGGATAAGCACAAGGCATTACCCTTATATTTTTATTTTTTCATCTTATTTTAGAATAAATTCTAGTTGTTCCCTATTATTCTTATCTCGCTTACACCTGTCTGCTCAGTTATTTTTTCCAACATAGTTTCTATGTTTCTCAAAGTATCTGCATTAGTTTTAAGTGCTAAAGTTACTCTTGCAATTCCGTCAATAGGTATGTTTTGAGTTATTGTAAGGATATTTACCCCTGAACTTGCTATTACATCTAAGATTCTAGATAAAGTTCCCGGTTCATCATGAAGTGCCATATTTATATTAAATACAGTATCTTTTCCACTTTCAAAGAAAGGTTTAATAAAGTCCTTATATTTATAATATGTACTTCTACTTATCCCAACTCTTTTTATCGCTTCATACTTTGATATTCCTTCTTTTTGAACTATTTCATTTACCTTAATTACATTTTGAATTGAATTAGGTAAGATTCTCTTATCTACTATAAAAAATTCTCTTGATTCGTTTACCATGTCCCCACCCCATTAATTTATATTTTTTCCATTCTTGATTTTACTGTATTTTTCATAAGCATCGCTATCGTCATAGGCCCTACTCCACCTGGTACAGGTGTTATTAATGATGTTTTTTTAGATACATTTTCAAAATCCACATCTCCACATAGTTTACCTAACTTATTTCTATTGATACCTACATCTATTACTATACTTCCTTCTTTGACCATATCTTCAGTCAAAAACTTTTCCCTCCCTATAGCAACTATCACTATATCAGCATTTAAAGTTTTTTCTGCTAAGTTCTTTGTCTTACTATGACATAGAGTTACAGTTGCATTTTCATTGGTCAGCATAATTGCCAAAGGCTTTCCAACTATGTTACTTCTACCTACTATCACTACATCTTTACCATTTAGATCTAACTCATATCTTTTTAACAATTCCATAATACCATATGGAGTGCAAGATTTAAACCCATTCTTTCCTATAACTAATTTACCTAAGTTTATAGGGTGAAATCCATCTACATCCTTATTCGGTTTTATAGCTTCTATTATTTTATCTTCGTCTATATGTTTTGGTAGTGGCAGCTGCACTAATATCCCGTCTATTCCCTCTTTATTATTTAATTCTTCAATTAATTTTAAAAGTTCGGCCTCTGTTGTTTGCGAATCCAAATTATATTTTTCAGAATATATACCTAAAGCACTACATGTTTTCACTTTAGAATTCACATAGACTTTCGAGGCAGGATTTTCTCCTACAATAACTACTGCTAGACCTGGTGCTCGTTGACTATTCTCAGTTATTCTCTCTACCTCTATCTTTATCTCTTCCTTAATATCTGCCGATATCTTTTTACCATCTATTATTTTAGTCATTATTTATTAGCTGCTCCTTCCAGTAATTTAATTCCTGTAACTTTGCATATAGATCTATATTTTGTACTGCTATATGATCCGGTACTTCTAAGTTTATTGGTGCAAAATTTAAAATCGATTTTACCCCTGATTCCACCAATACTACAGCCATTTGCTGAGCTACTTTTTTAGGCACTGTTAATATTGCTACATCTACTCTGTCTTTAGATTGTAAAAAGTATGGAATTTCCTTTACATCTCTGATCTTAATTCCTTTCATTTCAGTTCCAATCTTAGTGTCAGAGTTATCAAATACCCCTATTATATTAAAGCTTTCTTTCGTAAACTCAGGTTCTGATACCAAAGCTCCACCAAGTCTTCCTGCTCCTATAACTATTATATTATTTGTTTTGTGCACTCCTAATATTCTTTCAATGTCGCTGTAAAGAGTTCTGATTTGATAACCTTTTCCTCTTATACCAAATTCACCAAAATTAGATAAGTCTTTCCTAATCTGAGCTGCGGTGAATCCCATTTTAATTGCTAGTTCCTCTGAAGATATATAATCTTCAGGTGATAAATTTTCTAAACATCTCAGATATTTAGTCAACCTCTCTATTACCCTTGAGGATATACCATTTCTTTTTTCTTTTATAATCACTTGTTTCCCCCTATAATTGAATTACTTTGCTACCTATACTAAATTTTTCCCCCACTTTTATATAGTTTCCATTTACTAAATCTGCTCCAGTCATTTTCCTTTTATTTTCAGGTTTTATACTGGTTATTATTAAACTTCCATCTAATACCTTTATAACCGGACCCTTTCCTTTAACCAGGTCCACTACTTCTCCAAGTTCACCATCATAAACTCTATCATATTTTTCTACAAAATACACCTTGTACAGTTTTTCATTACAGAATGAATATGCCGATGGAAACGGATTTAATCCCCTTACAAAATTATATACCCTTTCCATAGAATGATCCCAGTGTATTTCACATTCCTCTTTTTTGATAGGTTTAACAAAAGTTACCTTTGTTTCATCCTGGGGAGTTCTAGTAGCAACTCCGCTTTCTATCATATTTACAGCCTTTAACAATGTTTCGCTTCCTATTACAGCTAATCTGTCGTGTAGGTCCTCTAATGTATCCATTTCATCTATCGGTGTTTTAGCCTGTAATATTATATCTCCGGCATCCAATTCCTGTACTATATCCATTATAGTAACTCCACTTTCTTTTTCACCATTTATTATGGCAGCATGGATTGGAGCAGCTCCTCTATATTTAGGTAATAGAGATGAATGCACATTGATTATTCCCTTTTTAGGAATATCTATCAATTCCTGCGGTAATATTTTACCATAAGCTACCACTACAATAAGATCAGGATTTAATTCTTTTACTAACTCTATTGTTTCCTCTGTCTTTACTGAATTAGGCTGATATACATTTATATCATTATCTAATCCATACTGTTTAATCGGGTTAAACTTTATTTTTTTCCCTCTGCTATTAGGTTTATCTATCTTAGTAAAAATACCAATAACATCATGATTTTCATCTAGTGTTTTAAGTGAATTTAATGCAAATTCAGGTGTTCCCATAAATAATATTCTCAAATTACCTCTCCTTCTATGACCCTTTATTTTCCTAATTTTTTCAGTGTTTCTTTTTTCATATTCATCAATTTTTTACTTACCAATCTTTTAGCTACAGGTGCTATCTTATCTACAAATAGAATTCCCTCTAAATGATCGTTTTCATGCTGGAATGCACGAGCCCAAAGGTCCTCTAATTCCTCTTCTACACTTTCACCATTTTCATTTAAATATCTTACTTTTAAACTTTCAGGTCTCTTTACTTTCTTGTGTATCCCAGGAACACTCAAACATCCTTCTTCATGGTCTACACAATGTTTGGAATATTCTAAAAATTCAGGATTTATTACCTTTTTAACTACTCCTTCCTCTGCTTCTACCACAAACATTCTCAGATTAATTCCTACCTGGGGAGCAGCTAATCCTATCCCGCTTATATCCCTCATAGTTTCTACCATTCCATCCAATATTTCTCTGATATCATCATCAATTTTTTCTACATCTTTGTTTTTGTCCCTAAGTACTGGGTCTCCATATGTCCTTATTTCGTAAATCATCTTCCACCTCTTACATTAAATTTATCGGATCTACATCCACTATTATCCTGTATTTATTTTTTTTATCATTGTTTTTAAATTTTAGCACAGTTTCTGCTATATTTCCCTTTAATTTATTTATCTCGTGACGGCTTCCCTTTATAAATATCTGACTCCTGTAATTCCCACCCATCTTATAGATTGGAGGAGCCATAGGGCCGTACATCTCTAAAGTATCCTTTTGTATCTCCTTATAGAACTTATTACTGTATTCTTCCAATCCATCCTCTTTCTTGGAGGATATAATAACATTTATTATCCGAGAAAATGGCGGATAGCTGAGAATACGTCTATTTTCTATCTCCTCTTCATAAAAACCCTGGTAATCATTATTTATAATTTTTTGAATTACATAGTTATCAGGTTGATATGTCTGAACTATAACTTCACCTTTTTTTTCAGCCCGGCCTGCCCGGCCTGCTGCCTGACTCACCAATTGAAAAGTTTTTTCCCCAGCTCTAAAATCCGGGAAATTTAATATACTGTCAGAATTTATTATTCCTACAAGGGTAACCTCTGGAAAATGAAACCCTTTAGATATCATCTGTGTTCCTACCATTATATTATATTTTTTATTTAAAAAATCAGAATATATCCTGTTATGGGAATCTCTGGTTTTGGTAGTTTCCGAATCTACACGTAAAATAGGCAGATCAAAGAGTTCCTTTAACTCCGATTCCACCCTTTCGGTGCCTTTCCCTGAAAACTCCAATGATTTTTCCCTACAGTTACTGCAAGTATTGGAATATTTTTTAGTATATTCACAATAATTACACTTGTAAAGACCATCTTTTTTATAATAGCTGAGAGATATAGAGCAGTGAGGGCAGGTCTCTATATGCCCGCATTCGTGGCATTGAACAAAGGTCGAATATCCCTTTCTATTTAAGAGAAGCATTATCTGCTCATCTTTTCTCAGCCTTGCACCCATATGATCTATTAGATCTTCACTAAAAAAATCATTTTTTTCACCCTTCATATCCACTAATTTCATATCTGGTTCAATTGCCACTCCATACCTTTTTTTCAATTCCAACAATTGAAACACTCTCTGGGTAGCATGGTAATAAGATTCTACAGATGGGGTAGCTGATCCTAAGACTACCTTAGCACCCTCTATCTCAGCTCTTTTTATAGCCACATATTTTGCATTGTATCTAGGATTACTATCCTGCTTATAGGTAGCCTCATGCTCCTCATCAATTATAATATACTTGAGATCTTTCACAGGGGCAAATATTGCAGATCGTACACCTAACACAACCCTTTTTTCACCTGAATAAATATCTTTCCATTCGGTAGCTCTTTCCTTTGCTGTTAGTCTACTATGTAAAATTGCAATTTCATCAAATTCTTTTTTAAATCTATCTATCATTTGAGGTGTAAGAGAGATCTCTGGAACTAAGAATATAGCTCCTCCCTCATTTTCCAATGCATCCTTTACAAGTTCGATATATACTTCTGTTTTACCTGAGCCAGTTATTCCTTTTAAAAGATAATATTTTTTAATACCTTCCAATATTTTATTTTTTACCTCTGCCTGCTCCGCAGTTAGGTGTGATTTTTTTCTATTGTATCTATATTTTATACTATTTTCTTTATTTTTTAAATATTTATTTTCTTTAATTGTATTATTTTCTAATACAACTTTGGATTTTATGAACTTATCCAGTAGTTTTTTACCAAATTTTTGTACCATTGTAGTTTTAGCAGCTGTCTGTTTTTTAGTAATATAGTCTATAAACTCCCTCTCATTTTCATTCATAGGTATAATAGATTTATTGAAAACAATTCTTTTACTGTAGGATATTTTTATATTTTTAGGTCTTGAAACCCCAATAATATCTCCAAAATTACAGAGATAATAATTTTTTATCCATAAAAAAAGATCTATTAATTCTTTGGAATAGGATACCTGTTCCTCCACTGGTCCTAAAATTTCACTTATTTTAAACTCATGATCACTAGAACTATCTTCACGCAGAACTATCCCAACTTTTTTAGTTCTTCTAAAATTGATCCAAACATGGTCTCCAACCTTATATTTTTTTTCTCTATCTGAGTAGGTGTAAAAACCATTTTCTACTCCCTCTACATATAGTACATAGTTCATAATATCACTACCTTAGTTTTATCTTTATTTTTTTTATATCTTCAATCTTTGTTCCCGGTTTAGGATATTGCTCTACTACCTGTCCTTTACCATCAATTGTTATTTCAATATCGTATTTATTGGCTATCATTAAAGCTAATCTTACACCAGTACCTTTAAAATCCGGTAATAGATCCAAATCTAAATTTTCAGATAAGGTACTTGTATAGGTTCCCTCTTTTAAAACATCTACATTTTCTGGGGTTATCCCCTTGTATTTCAATATTCTATCTAAGGTATCCTTAAATACCGGAGCAGCTACCCAGGCACCAAATTTCCTCCAGTAACTCTCTGCATTGGGTTTTTCAAACATAATAAGCATTATATATTTAGGATTTTCTGATGGAAATATCCCCATAAATGAAGACATATACTCATGTTTGAGATATCCTCCACGTCCACTTATCTGTGCTGTACCTGTTTTTCCTCCAATGGAATATCCAGGGATTCCGCCATTTCTACCAGTACCTTTTTCCACGGTCTCCTTGAGCATTTCTCTTATTTTTTTAGAAGTTTTTTCAGAAATAACCCGTCTTTCAGGGTTAGGTATATTCCTTTTGATTGTTACTCCCCCGGGAGTTTTTATACTGTCTACCAAGTAAGGCTCATAATATATCCCACCATTTACAGTGGTAGACAAAGCTGCGATCATTTGAAGAGGTGTTATAGCTATCCCCTGACCGTAGGACATAGTATATTTTTTCATCCCATCCCATCTTTTATAAGAAAGTTGTCTTGGAGCTAATTCTCCAAATGTATCTATTCCTGTTCTTTCATACAGGTTAAATTCCTTTAAATATTTTTCAAATGTCGGTGAATCAAACTTCTCTGAGATCAATGACATCCCTACATTACTAGATACTCTCATAACCGTTTGAGGGCTTATCTGCCCTATTCCGTGGGAATCACTATCTCTTATCTTATGCCCATACCTCATGATATATCCATCTGGATTATCAAGTCTCGTATTGTCATTTATTACCCCTTCCTCATATGCTGCTGCCATAATTACAGGTTTAAATATAGACCCCATCTCATATTGCGATCTTATAGCTCTATTATTTAAATATGCTATATTCTTCGCTCTTGGATAACTTGACATAGCCAATATTTTCCCGCTACTAGGTTCCATTATTATTCCTACAGCTGATTTAGGAGTTACTTTTTCAAATTGTTTCTGCATCTCATCATCTAGTATATATTGGATATAATAATCTATAGTTAACTGGACATTATTTCCATCTTTTTCTAAAAAATCATTATTTTTTTTCTCCGTTGGGAGGAGTAAGTTTCTAAAATTAGTATAATACCCATTTTTTTCTATTTTATTACTTTTTAAGTACTTATCGTAGTACCTTTCAATCCCATAAGCTCCTAATTTTCTCCTCTCTTCCCCTGAATAAGCTCCCATAAATCCAACTATTGGTGCTAATTCATGGTAGGAAAAATATTTTCTTTGAGTTGAATGTTCAAAATATATTTCATTGGCTTTAATCTTGTATTTAGATAATATCTTATCGATCTTGTTTTTTTCAACTTCATCGACCTTATTCATTATCTTTATATATCTTTTATTTCTACTGTAACTGTCTTTCAGTTTAGTTTTAAAATTTTTCACAGTAAAGGGTTGTATCTTTTTTAACTCCTTTACTATTTCATCTTTTTCTTTTAGTTTATAAAATCTTTTTGGATCTATTATAACCTTATAGACATCTACATCATAGGCTAATTCCCTTCCTGTAGAATCTAATATCTTTCCCCTCTTACCATTGAGATAATATTTACCATAACTTTGTTGTTTTGCCAAAGTTGTAAATTTTTCATGTTTCATCAATTGAACTTGAACTAATCTCAAACCTAAAACACCAAAAAAAAGTATCATAATAAAGGAAAATAAATATGTTCTCTGATTAAATAATTCCATACCCCTGGATCTTTTAAGTACCAATCTAACTGTATTTCCGAATAAAAAAATTATGAGTAAAGCAGCTGCAACAGTAACTTTATTGAGTAAAAAGAATAATATTATCAGAAAAATTATAAGTAAATTTATTATTCTTATTATCTTCCTTTTATTTCCCACCTATACACTCCTTTTGTTGATATCATAAAAAGAGCGAAATACCGCTCTTTTTTTTTATGATAATTTTTCTGTTAATATATCCATAACCATCTTAGGGTTTGCTTTTCCTTTAGATGCTTTCATTACTTGTCCCATAAGTCCCTTTATAACCCTTGGTTTTCTTCCTTCATCAGCTACCTTATAATCTTCTACTAATTTAGGATTGTTTGCTACTACTTCTACTACCATCTTTTCAATTTCAGAAGTATCAGCTACCTGTGCCATTTTTTCCTCTTCTACTATTTTCATAGGAGATCTTTCATCATTTAATTTAATCTCAAATAATTTTTTAGCTATCTTACTTGATATAGCTCCCTTATCGATTAATTTTATTATCTCTCCTAATTCCTCTGAATTAATAGAAAACTCTTCAATAGTTTTATTATTATCTTTTAAAACTCTGAGTACCTCTGTTAAGATCCAGTTACAACTAAGTTTAGGATTAGTAGAAGATATTACTACCTTTTCAAAATAATCGGCTAACTCAATGCTACTAGATAGTGTCTCAGCGTCATTTTCACTGATCTTATAGTCAGTTACAAATCTTGTCATCTTAGCTATCTTAGATTCTGGCATTTCCTCTTCTAATCTTTCTAATTGTTCATCTGTGATTACTATTCTTACTAAGTCTGGTTCAGGAAAAAATCTATAGTCCATAGCTTCTTCCTTGCTTCTCATCACTCTAGTTACTTGTGATTCTTCATCCCATAATCTAGTTTCTTGGTTGATTTCTCCACCATTTTCTATTTCTTCTATCTGTCTGCTGATCTCATAGTCGATAGCACGAGCTACACCTTTAAATGAGTTCAGGTTTTTTACCTCTACCCTTGTACCAAATTCTTTGGCTCCTTTGTGCATTACAGATATGTTAGCATCACATCTAAGAGACCCTAATTCCATAGAAACATCTGAAATTTTTGTGTATTTCAACGCATCTCTTACTAAGTTTAAATATTGGTATGCTTCCTCTGAATTTCTCATATCTGGTTCAGATACGATCTCTATAAGGGGCATAGATGCTCTGTTAAAGTTTATAAAAGATTCTTCACCTGCATGGATAGATTTTCCTGCATCTTCTTCTATATGGATTCTAGTGACTCCTATCCTCTTATCATCTCCATTAGATAATTTAATATCTATGTGCCCGCCTTCAGCATATGGATGATCAAATTGAGTTATTTGGTAGTTTTTAGGAGTGTCTGGATAGAAATAGTTTTTTCTATCAAATTTACTCTCTTTATTTATATCGCAATTTAATGCAAATCCTGCTTTGATTGCGTAATCTAACACTTTTTTATTAAGTTTTGGTAGCGCTCCAGGATGTCCCAAACATATTGGACATGTATGTGTATTTTCTGGTGAGTTATCGTAGTCACTACTACATCCACACCATACTTTTGTTTTTGTATCTAATTGGCAATGTATCTCTAGTCCAATTACTGATTCCCATTCTCTAGCCATATATATTCTCCTTCTTTATTATTTTTTGTTACCCTCTCACACTTATCAGAAATTCCCCTTAGGGGACAAACTATAAAAATAAGATAGCTTTACAGCTTTGGTATCTCCATTTTTGTGTATGCTTTTTCATAAGCATCTCCAGCTTTTAATATAGTTGCCTCATCAAAGGCTTTTCCTAATAGCTGTATCCCTACTGGAAGGTTATCTACCTTTCCTGCTGGAATTACCAATCCTGGAATTCCAGAAAGGTTTGCCGGAATTGTGAATATATCCTCTAAGTATAGTTCTACAGGTGTTTTTTTATCCGTTAATTTAAAAGAGGTTCCAGGAGTAGCAGGAGTTAAGATCACATCTACCTCATTAAATGCCTTTTCAAAATCATTTTTAATAAGTCTTCTTACTTTTTGAGCCTTCTTATAATAAGCATCATAATATCCAGCACTAAGTACATAAGTTCCTATCATAATCCTTCTCTTTACTTCAGAACCAAATCCTTCACTTCTAGTTTTGATATACATATCCTCTATACCATCATAACTGCTGGCTCTATATCCATATCTTACCCCATCAAAACGAGCTAAGTTTGAACTAGCTTCTGCCGGGGCAATTATATAATAAGTTGCCGGGGCAAATTCTGTATTAGGTAAGCTGATCGGTACAATCTCTGCTCCTAATTTTCTAAAGTTTTCAATAGCTTCTTCAGTTACCTTCTTTATCTCAGGGTTTAATCCATCGATAAAGTATTCCTTAGGTATTCCTATCTTCATCCCTTTAACATTTCCATCTAAATTCATTGTAAAATCAGGCATCTCTAATTCCATAGATGTAGCATCCATTTCGTCATACCCGCCGATTACATTAAATAATGCTGCTACATCTTCTACACTTCTACCCATTGGTCCTATTTGATCCAATGATGAAGCAAAAGCCATCAATCCATACCTAGATACTCTCCCATAGGTAGGTTTTAGTCCTACTATCCCACAAAAT
Encoded here:
- the priA gene encoding primosomal protein N', with product MNYVLYVEGVENGFYTYSDREKKYKVGDHVWINFRRTKKVGIVLREDSSSDHEFKISEILGPVEEQVSYSKELIDLFLWIKNYYLCNFGDIIGVSRPKNIKISYSKRIVFNKSIIPMNENEREFIDYITKKQTAAKTTMVQKFGKKLLDKFIKSKVVLENNTIKENKYLKNKENSIKYRYNRKKSHLTAEQAEVKNKILEGIKKYYLLKGITGSGKTEVYIELVKDALENEGGAIFLVPEISLTPQMIDRFKKEFDEIAILHSRLTAKERATEWKDIYSGEKRVVLGVRSAIFAPVKDLKYIIIDEEHEATYKQDSNPRYNAKYVAIKRAEIEGAKVVLGSATPSVESYYHATQRVFQLLELKKRYGVAIEPDMKLVDMKGEKNDFFSEDLIDHMGARLRKDEQIMLLLNRKGYSTFVQCHECGHIETCPHCSISLSYYKKDGLYKCNYCEYTKKYSNTCSNCREKSLEFSGKGTERVESELKELFDLPILRVDSETTKTRDSHNRIYSDFLNKKYNIMVGTQMISKGFHFPEVTLVGIINSDSILNFPDFRAGEKTFQLVSQAAGRAGRAEKKGEVIVQTYQPDNYVIQKIINNDYQGFYEEEIENRRILSYPPFSRIINVIISSKKEDGLEEYSNKFYKEIQKDTLEMYGPMAPPIYKMGGNYRSQIFIKGSRHEINKLKGNIAETVLKFKNNDKKNKYRIIVDVDPINLM
- the def gene encoding peptide deformylase; this encodes MIYEIRTYGDPVLRDKNKDVEKIDDDIREILDGMVETMRDISGIGLAAPQVGINLRMFVVEAEEGVVKKVINPEFLEYSKHCVDHEEGCLSVPGIHKKVKRPESLKVRYLNENGESVEEELEDLWARAFQHENDHLEGILFVDKIAPVAKRLVSKKLMNMKKETLKKLGK
- the fmt gene encoding methionyl-tRNA formyltransferase, encoding MRILFMGTPEFALNSLKTLDENHDVIGIFTKIDKPNSRGKKIKFNPIKQYGLDNDINVYQPNSVKTEETIELVKELNPDLIVVVAYGKILPQELIDIPKKGIINVHSSLLPKYRGAAPIHAAIINGEKESGVTIMDIVQELDAGDIILQAKTPIDEMDTLEDLHDRLAVIGSETLLKAVNMIESGVATRTPQDETKVTFVKPIKKEECEIHWDHSMERVYNFVRGLNPFPSAYSFCNEKLYKVYFVEKYDRVYDGELGEVVDLVKGKGPVIKVLDGSLIITSIKPENKRKMTGADLVNGNYIKVGEKFSIGSKVIQL
- a CDS encoding penicillin-binding transpeptidase domain-containing protein, which gives rise to MGNKRKIIRIINLLIIFLIILFFLLNKVTVAAALLIIFLFGNTVRLVLKRSRGMELFNQRTYLFSFIMILFFGVLGLRLVQVQLMKHEKFTTLAKQQSYGKYYLNGKRGKILDSTGRELAYDVDVYKVIIDPKRFYKLKEKDEIVKELKKIQPFTVKNFKTKLKDSYSRNKRYIKIMNKVDEVEKNKIDKILSKYKIKANEIYFEHSTQRKYFSYHELAPIVGFMGAYSGEERRKLGAYGIERYYDKYLKSNKIEKNGYYTNFRNLLLPTEKKNNDFLEKDGNNVQLTIDYYIQYILDDEMQKQFEKVTPKSAVGIIMEPSSGKILAMSSYPRAKNIAYLNNRAIRSQYEMGSIFKPVIMAAAYEEGVINDNTRLDNPDGYIMRYGHKIRDSDSHGIGQISPQTVMRVSSNVGMSLISEKFDSPTFEKYLKEFNLYERTGIDTFGELAPRQLSYKRWDGMKKYTMSYGQGIAITPLQMIAALSTTVNGGIYYEPYLVDSIKTPGGVTIKRNIPNPERRVISEKTSKKIREMLKETVEKGTGRNGGIPGYSIGGKTGTAQISGRGGYLKHEYMSSFMGIFPSENPKYIMLIMFEKPNAESYWRKFGAWVAAPVFKDTLDRILKYKGITPENVDVLKEGTYTSTLSENLDLDLLPDFKGTGVRLALMIANKYDIEITIDGKGQVVEQYPKPGTKIEDIKKIKIKLR